A window of Zingiber officinale cultivar Zhangliang chromosome 5A, Zo_v1.1, whole genome shotgun sequence contains these coding sequences:
- the LOC121982212 gene encoding GTP-binding protein BRASSINAZOLE INSENSITIVE PALE GREEN 2, chloroplastic-like — translation MLSLARKLSPSLNKRPPFPLAHFRYFYASPSPSTSTSSSSPSFLLHRSHHASFLPLFFPFCRPSSSAAQQLPPLSALRGGCYHEGDDDVDRPPPHLLPLCPGCGVHMQSSDPALPGFFTAPSAKSPDYRAPIDRARPLGSDDTSLSLFLKSGHLMPKEDPLGPDQPSRPLVCTRCHSLRHYGRVKNPSSENLLPDFDFDHMVGPKMVSPAGARSIVLMVVDAADFDGSFPRKVARLISSSIEKNSRAWKEGKPGNIPRAVLAVTKIDLLPSSISPNALEDWVRKRARVGGVSKLTAVHLVSAVRNWGVRNLVDRVRDLVGVRGNVWVVGAQNAGKSTLINSMARCVGDKVSHLTEAPVPGTTLGIIRMEGILNGKAKLFDTPGILHPYQITTRLTQEEQKLAHMSKELKPRTYRIKPQHSVHIGGLVRVDIEKSSVDSIYLTVWASPLVPLHMGKTENAAILIETHFGQQLQPPIGDKRVQELGKWLRKEFNVTGESWDRSSVDIAVAGLGWCAIALKGEALLGIWTYDGIDVLQRSSLIAERATIFEEAGFTHSKIVFKADSEANKLKHRKLEKKLTGSAAATGTLDEAIRM, via the exons ATGCTCTCTCTTGCCCGGAAGCTCTCCCCATCCCTCAACAAGCGGCCGCCGTTCCCTCTCGCTCACTTCCGCTACTTCTATGCTTCTCCAAGCCCTTCAACTTCCACTTCCTCCTCCTCCCCTTCCTTCCTTCTTCACCGAAGCCACCACGCTTCTTTTCTCCCCTTATTCTTTCCCTTCTGCCGcccctcctcctccgccgccCAGCAACTTCCTCCCCTCTCCGCCCTCCGAGGCGGATGCTATCATGAGGGAGACGACGATGTCGACCGACCCCCTCCTCACCTCCTCCCGCTCTGCCCCGGGTGCGGCGTCCACATGCAGTCCTCTGACCCCGCCCTCCCCGGCTTCTTCACCGCACCCTCCGCTAAGTCCCCGGACTACCGAGCCCCCATTGATCGCGCTCGTCCCTTGGGTTCTGACGACACCTCTCTGTCGCTCTTCCTCAAATCCGGCCATCTCATGCCTAAGGAGGATCCCCTTGGCCCCGATCAGCCTTCTCGGCCTCTGGTCTGCACCCGCTGTCACTCCCTTCGCCATTACGGCCGCGTCAAGAACCCCTCCTCCGAGAACCTCCTCCCCGACTTCGACTTCGACCACATGGTCGGCCCCAAGATGGTCTCCCCAGCCGGCGCTCGATCCATCGTTCTCATGGTCGTTGATGCGGCCGATTTCGACGGCTCCTTCCCCCGAAAGGTCGCCCGGCTGATTTCCTCTTCCATCGAGAAGAATTCCAGGGCCTGGAAGGAGGGCAAACCCGGGAACATTCCAAGGGCGGTGCTCGCCGTGACCAAGATTGACCTCCTCCCTTCTTCCATATCTCCAAATGCGTTGGAGGACTGGGTCAGGAAGAGGGCCAGAGTTGGTGGAGTTAGCAAGTTGACGGCAGTGCACCTGGTGAGTGCGGTCAGGAATTGGGGCGTCCGGAACCTCGTTGACCGTGTGAGGGACCTCGTCGGGGTGCGCGGCAATGTTTGGGTAGTAGGGGCTCAGAACGCTGGCAAATCTACGTTGATCAACTCAATGGCGAGATGCGTTGGGGACAAAGTGAGCCACTTGACAGAAGCTCCTGTGCCGGGCACTACTTTAGGGATCATTAGAATGGAAGGAATTCTCAACGGGAAGGCTAAACTGTTTGACACACCTGGTATACTGCACCCTTACCAGATCACAACGAGGCTGACACAGGAAGAGCAGAAACTTGCCCATATGAGCAAAGAACTGAAACCTAGGACATACAGAATCAAG CCTCAACATTCTGTTCATATTGGTGGCCTTGTGCGGGTAGACATCGAGAAATCATCTGTTGATTCTATCTATCTCACTGTGTGGGCTTCGCCACTTGTTCCTCTTCATATGGGCAAGACAGAGAATGCAGCCATACTGATAGAAACCCACTTCGGTCAACAGCTACAG CCTCCTATAGGTGACAAGCGCGTCCAGGAACTCGGTAAATGGCTGAGAAAGGAATTTAATGTTACTGGGGAAAGTTGGGATAGAAGTTCTGTCGATATTGCAGTTGCTGGTCTTGGCTGGTGTGCTATCGCGCTGAAAGGCGAGGCATTGCTGGGCATTTGGACATACGATGGGATCGATGTGTTACAGCGTAGCTCATTGATCGCGGAAAGAGCAACAATATTTGAAGAAGCAGGATTTACTCATTCAAAGATTGTTTTCAAGGCAGACAGTGAGGCTAATAAACTGAAGCACAGGAAATTAGAGAAGAAATTGACTGGATCTGCTGCGGCTACTGGAACGCTGGATGAAGCAATCCGTATGTGA